The Pichia kudriavzevii chromosome 3, complete sequence nucleotide sequence CATTTCTACGGTCAGTTGGATTTCAATCTCGACAACAccctttattttttcattgccGGTAGATATGAATATAGAAACAAGGGTTGTGACTTTTTTATTGAGGCTCTAGCTAGATTGAATCACAAATTGAAGGCAGTGAACTCGAATATGACCATAGTAGCCTTCATTATTATGCCTGGCAAAACAAATTCCTACACAGTTGAGACGTTGAAAGGCCAAGCAGTTATTAGGCAACTTGAAAATACCGTCAAGGATATCCAAGATGCAATGAGTAAGAGATTGCTTAATTGGTGCCAAGATCCCCACCATTTCAATGATTCGAGTAAGACGGAGTTGCCTGAATTGGATGATATTCTTAAATCTAGCGACAGAGttttattgaagagaagaatGATTGCCATGAAGAGAGACACATTGCCAGCAATTGTAACCCATAACATGGTTGACGATGCAAATGATCCGATATTGAACCAGATTCGGTCGTGTCAACTATTCAATAGGAAAGAGGATAGAGTTAAAATGATCTTCCACCcggaatttttgaattcttcaaatccaaTCTTACCTATTGATTATGACGAATTTGTCAGAGGTTGTCATTTGGGAGTTTTCCCATCTTATTACGAACCTTGGGGATACACGCCTGCCGAGTGTACAGTTATGGGTATTCCGTCCATTACAACCAATTTATCAGGGTTTGGTTGCTACATGGAAGATCTAATTGAAAATTCCCAGGATTATGGAATTTACATTGTTGACAGAAGAATGAaatctgttgatgaatCTATCAACCAGTTGACTGACCAGATGTTTGAGTTTACCCTAAAGACTAGAAGACAAAGAATCAACCAGAGAAACAGGGTTGAAAGGTTGAGTGACTTATTGGATTGGAAGAGAATGGGCTTGGAATATGTCAAGGCCAGAATGTTGTCCCTGAGAAGAGCGTATCCTGAAAGTTACAACCAGAACATCAATCCCTTTGACAGCGACGAGAAGGTCAAGTTGACCAGACCGTTATCTGTTCCAGGCTCTCCAAGGGACAACAAGTACGGTGCAATGACTCCTGGTGATTTGGGTACGTTACAGGAGAACAACGATACCGACTATTTCACCTGGTCTTTGAAggatgaggaggaagatGTCACTCTACGCGGTGCCTCGGTTGCACCCAGCGACCACGAGGAGTCTGACCATTAGTCTTTGTTTGAGTGTACGTTGTAGTTTTCGGTAGCATTGTGTCATTGTATAATTACGTAGAGAAATCAGTTgagcttttttttcattctttctttgtcaGAAACGGGATCTAGCCGCCGAGATAACAATTCAGGTGCGGGTATTTCTCCCCTTTAATGAGGCCATTCTACGGATGTTATCGACTATAAAGTTGAATCTCTCAGAAAATGGTGATTCCcctgtttttttctggaTAGACACACTCACTATATCACTGCATGTTTGCTTTCTTTACAGGATAGTTACCCATCcaagaagagagaaagaagcCCAACTGAACAAGTTAATATGTCCAACTTTGTCATTGTAGGTGCCGGGGTGATTGGCTTGACGAATGCATATGAAATCTTAAAGGAGAACCCAAAGAATAAGGTCACTGTCGTTGCAATGCATTTCCCCACTGATTTTGAGTTCAAGTCTGTGTATACTTCACCTATTGCCGGGGCGAATTGGGAGTCCTTTGCGAGTATCAATGACACGTTTGTGCAGGAGATCGATGCGATTGGCTACGATCGGTTCTACGAGTTGATCAGGACGAGGCCCGAGGCCGGAGTGACTGCTCGCAAGAACGTCGTGCTCATCACTAGGGAGAGGTTCCAGGGAGAAGGGTCTGTTAAACGGCTACCATGGTTTGCCCATGGTAGTTTTGGAGAGAAGTGTGGATTTAGAGAACTAGACAAGGAGGAATACGATTTGAGCAAATTCGAATATGGGTATGAATTCGACGGTATGGTAATTCGGACCTCTTATTATATGACTTTCCTTATCAACGAGTGTTGGCGACTATCCGGGGAAAGTGAGGGTCCAAGGGCTAGGTTTGCCCTTAAACGAGGTACTGTCAAGCGGTTGTCTGAAGCGTTTGAGCTGCATGCGTCGTGTAAGAGGGCCGACTATGTTATCAACTGCACTGGGTTGTTGGCAAGACAACTGGAGGATGTTAGTGTTGCTGAGCGGGAGAAGATGTACCCTGTTCGAGGAGTTGTTTATGTAGCTAGAAACACCACTGGACTGGACAAGGTCACAATAGTAGAGGTTG carries:
- a CDS encoding uncharacterized protein (PKUD0C03050; similar to Saccharomyces cerevisiae YFR015C (GSY1) and YLR258W (GSY2); ancestral locus Anc_1.375), which gives rise to MTRDIKNHYLFEVATEVANRVGGIYSVLKSKAPVTVAEYKDRYMLIGPLSYKSASVEVEELPVTNKALKNTLDSMESRGIRYLYGRWLIEGAPRVILFDIGSAAHHLNEWKTDLWNIAAIPTPESDIETNDAVLLGYLTAWFIGEFSVQQTEKAIILHAHEWLAGVALTLCRQRKIDCSTIFTTHATLLGRYLCAGSVDFYNNLDKFDVDHEAGKRGIYHRYCIERSAAHAADVFTTVSHITAYESEHLLKRKPDGVLPNGLNVVKFQAVHEFQNLHAEKKEKINEFIRGHFYGQLDFNLDNTLYFFIAGRYEYRNKGCDFFIEALARLNHKLKAVNSNMTIVAFIIMPGKTNSYTVETLKGQAVIRQLENTVKDIQDAMSKRLLNWCQDPHHFNDSSKTELPELDDILKSSDRVLLKRRMIAMKRDTLPAIVTHNMVDDANDPILNQIRSCQLFNRKEDRVKMIFHPEFLNSSNPILPIDYDEFVRGCHLGVFPSYYEPWGYTPAECTVMGIPSITTNLSGFGCYMEDLIENSQDYGIYIVDRRMKSVDESINQLTDQMFEFTLKTRRQRINQRNRVERLSDLLDWKRMGLEYVKARMLSLRRAYPESYNQNINPFDSDEKVKLTRPLSVPGSPRDNKYGAMTPGDLGTLQENNDTDYFTWSLKDEEEDVTLRGASVAPSDHEESDH
- a CDS encoding uncharacterized protein (PKUD0C03060; Pfam Domains: DAO(6.5e-30)), producing MSNFVIVGAGVIGLTNAYEILKENPKNKVTVVAMHFPTDFEFKSVYTSPIAGANWESFASINDTFVQEIDAIGYDRFYELIRTRPEAGVTARKNVVLITRERFQGEGSVKRLPWFAHGSFGEKCGFRELDKEEYDLSKFEYGYEFDGMVIRTSYYMTFLINECWRLSGESEGPRARFALKRGTVKRLSEAFELHASCKRADYVINCTGLLARQLEDVSVAEREKMYPVRGVVYVARNTTGLDKVTIVEVDTPDEALYLMPRREGELIIGGCFQVGNESRDVEAGLRERILGRCREYLPDYLWDGLEIVREQVGFRPFRKGGYRIEREGRIIHCYGMGGAGFQSSYGCAQHVKRLIADADKKSSKL